One window from the genome of Pyrobaculum ferrireducens encodes:
- a CDS encoding B3/4 domain-containing protein: protein MEIVNEVRNLGVYVAYDVVAGVDNTRYVPQLEEEVRRVVEEVRRTLSLDTLKDHLIIRAYRDFYWRVLGIDPTKQRPAQEALLRRVLRGEPLPRINPAVDAGNAASIKYMVPIGLYDIAKIRGGVLRIRFSRKGEVFRPIGGSPIELDNQIVLASDSQILHIYPYRDSVETKIEESTRDILVVVAGVAGVGEERLVETARYLRNLFSLLGGAPVGEIRLA from the coding sequence ATGGAAATTGTGAACGAGGTTAGAAACCTCGGCGTCTATGTGGCCTACGATGTTGTCGCGGGCGTTGACAACACGAGATACGTCCCCCAGCTAGAGGAGGAGGTCAGGCGGGTGGTCGAGGAGGTTAGGCGCACGCTGTCCCTCGACACGTTGAAAGATCACCTAATAATTAGGGCGTACCGCGACTTCTACTGGAGAGTCCTCGGAATAGACCCCACTAAGCAACGGCCGGCCCAGGAGGCCCTCCTTAGGAGGGTGCTACGGGGCGAGCCGCTACCGAGGATAAACCCAGCGGTTGACGCGGGAAACGCGGCGTCGATAAAATACATGGTCCCCATCGGCCTCTACGACATAGCTAAGATAAGGGGCGGGGTTTTGAGAATAAGATTCTCACGGAAGGGGGAGGTCTTCCGCCCAATCGGCGGCTCTCCAATAGAGCTAGACAACCAGATAGTCCTCGCCTCAGACAGCCAGATCCTCCACATCTACCCCTATAGAGACAGCGTAGAGACGAAAATTGAGGAGTCCACTAGAGATATACTAGTGGTCGTCGCGGGGGTCGCCGGGGTCGGGGAAGAGAGGCTAGTCGAGACAGCCCGCTACCTCAGGAACCTCTTCTCCCTCCTTGGAGGCGCCCCGGTGGGCGAAATACGGCTAGCGTAG
- a CDS encoding cyclic 2,3-diphosphoglycerate synthase, translating into MRRVAIIGAAGRDFHVYNTVYRGSRDYRVVAFLMTQIPIPNRRYPPSLSGVPEGIPIYTWSSYEELTRYLRELRVDEAVLAYSDLLYGEVGHIISAVLASGATFKIHGPGDTYLDSIKPVFAVTATRTGAGKSTVSREVVRELAARGLKAAVVRHPMPYRDLEEGVVEVFTKPEDLDKLTFEEREEYEQYVEMGVPVLAGVDYGQVLREAERRGDVVLWDGGNNDFPFFRPSFMVVVTDARRPGHEVGSFPGEVNLRIADAVIITKVSDAGRENVERVVANVRRANPRASITKADLEVSVDRDISGKRVLVVEDAPTVTHGGLPYAAGYIAAVKYGAEVVDPRPYAVGVVKKIYESYSTGPVLPSLGYTPEQRRDLEETIRRVPADVVLLATPARVERVVKIDKPTARVYWSLKVVEGPTVKELVDVFLERASLR; encoded by the coding sequence ATGCGTAGAGTGGCCATCATAGGGGCCGCCGGGAGGGACTTCCACGTCTACAACACAGTCTACCGAGGCTCGCGGGATTACAGAGTGGTGGCTTTTTTAATGACCCAGATACCCATCCCAAACAGGAGGTACCCCCCGTCCCTCTCTGGGGTGCCCGAGGGCATTCCCATATACACGTGGAGTTCGTACGAGGAGCTGACGCGCTACCTCAGAGAGCTCAGGGTGGACGAAGCCGTGCTGGCCTACAGCGACCTCCTGTACGGAGAGGTGGGGCACATAATCTCGGCCGTTCTCGCCAGCGGGGCCACGTTTAAAATACACGGGCCGGGCGACACCTATCTCGACTCTATAAAACCGGTGTTCGCAGTCACCGCGACTAGGACTGGCGCCGGGAAGTCCACCGTGTCTAGGGAGGTTGTGAGGGAGCTCGCGGCACGCGGCCTCAAGGCGGCTGTGGTTAGACACCCCATGCCGTATAGAGACTTGGAGGAGGGGGTCGTGGAGGTCTTCACCAAGCCCGAGGATTTAGACAAGCTGACTTTTGAGGAGAGGGAGGAGTACGAGCAGTATGTGGAGATGGGCGTCCCCGTGCTGGCGGGGGTTGACTACGGCCAGGTGTTGAGGGAGGCCGAGCGCCGCGGCGACGTGGTGTTGTGGGACGGCGGCAACAACGACTTTCCCTTCTTCAGACCCAGCTTCATGGTTGTTGTTACAGACGCCCGCCGGCCTGGACACGAGGTGGGGTCCTTCCCGGGGGAGGTCAACCTACGTATCGCAGACGCGGTGATAATAACCAAGGTCAGCGACGCCGGGAGGGAAAACGTCGAGAGGGTGGTGGCCAACGTGAGGAGGGCGAATCCTAGGGCGTCGATTACAAAGGCCGATTTAGAGGTCTCGGTGGATAGAGACATATCGGGCAAGAGGGTTCTAGTCGTGGAGGACGCCCCCACGGTGACGCACGGCGGGTTGCCATACGCCGCTGGCTACATCGCCGCGGTTAAGTACGGCGCCGAGGTGGTGGACCCCCGGCCGTATGCCGTCGGCGTGGTTAAGAAGATATATGAGAGCTACAGCACGGGGCCTGTGTTGCCCAGCCTGGGCTACACCCCGGAGCAGAGGAGGGATCTCGAGGAGACTATCAGGAGGGTGCCGGCGGATGTTGTGCTACTGGCCACGCCCGCCAGAGTGGAGAGAGTTGTGAAGATCGACAAGCCCACCGCCAGGGTTTACTGGAGTTTAAAGGTGGTGGAGGGGCCCACGGTCAAGGAGTTGGTGGATGTGTTTCTCGAAAGGGCTTCTCTACGCTAG
- a CDS encoding metallophosphoesterase family protein: protein MIVFGDVHIGSRRSKIQDLRRCLKSINPDEVAITGDLFDDQHRRVSRDEAIRLIRKAMDILGLRPRSLYIALSSSSHDPILPSPLVADIDGVEVTAHNGEVYIEGAAKAVLSHGDKVVRSGVVAYFLDLAKRGYVGRALKKRLGLGGDVWLAYGHSHVPYVDPENKIINPGSWKIYGVRRITGGVYELPSAKPLCKPDLQPPQSLG from the coding sequence GTGATTGTATTCGGCGACGTACACATAGGATCGCGGCGCTCCAAGATACAGGACCTCAGAAGGTGCCTAAAATCTATAAACCCAGATGAAGTCGCCATAACCGGGGACCTCTTCGACGACCAGCATAGAAGAGTGAGCCGAGACGAGGCCATTAGGCTGATACGCAAGGCCATGGACATCCTAGGCCTCAGACCGAGATCCCTCTATATAGCTCTGAGCTCCTCCTCCCACGACCCCATACTGCCAAGCCCCCTCGTGGCCGATATAGACGGCGTCGAGGTGACGGCGCACAACGGAGAGGTCTATATAGAGGGCGCCGCCAAGGCCGTCCTCAGCCACGGCGACAAGGTAGTGAGAAGCGGCGTCGTTGCCTACTTCCTAGATCTCGCCAAGAGAGGCTACGTGGGGAGGGCTCTGAAGAAGAGGCTCGGCCTCGGCGGCGACGTGTGGCTAGCCTACGGCCACAGCCACGTGCCTTATGTAGACCCGGAGAATAAGATAATTAACCCAGGGAGCTGGAAGATATACGGCGTGAGGAGGATAACAGGCGGCGTCTACGAGCTACCTTCTGCCAAACCTCTCTGCAAGCCAGACCTCCAGCCTCCCCAAAGCCTCGGGTAG
- a CDS encoding fructose-bisphosphatase class II family protein encodes MILGEVAGSYVLRDFYTYLLFDVSNPLGDVTIIPPPPGSSYQFAVFGAVVAKMGYRARVLNLPTCRRATISRVLSNAVGEVIYVGYAHRLAYVGPGAVVNPEEPAIENIRRVARGNAQFRVMWEGCLGVDVQPREVVVLGRLPEALGRLEVWLAERFGRR; translated from the coding sequence ATGATTCTGGGGGAGGTCGCGGGGAGCTACGTCCTGCGTGATTTCTACACCTACCTCCTCTTCGACGTGTCCAATCCACTTGGCGATGTGACTATCATCCCGCCGCCTCCCGGCTCCTCGTACCAATTCGCCGTGTTCGGCGCGGTGGTGGCTAAGATGGGGTACAGGGCCAGGGTGTTGAACCTCCCCACCTGCCGGCGCGCCACGATATCAAGAGTTTTGTCCAACGCGGTTGGGGAGGTGATATATGTCGGCTACGCCCACAGGCTCGCCTACGTGGGGCCCGGGGCTGTGGTGAATCCAGAGGAGCCCGCCATCGAGAACATACGGCGCGTGGCCAGGGGGAATGCCCAGTTCCGGGTTATGTGGGAGGGGTGTCTAGGCGTCGACGTCCAGCCGAGGGAGGTGGTGGTGCTTGGCCGCCTACCCGAGGCTTTGGGGAGGCTGGAGGTCTGGCTTGCAGAGAGGTTTGGCAGAAGGTAG
- a CDS encoding DsbA family protein, whose amino-acid sequence MIFRRQKPRLTPVTKTEVVRKLLDLAVVKAGNGDKAVLVFFDLRCPFCARLYKETEEILLDMARRGLITFAMCDYVVHRDAEPLHRKLRCLREEERLKLISDVYNGKRVEAGECPEGNLRECERLAEEVGVYGTPSLLFYDFSKGRGYIHFGYMSPSDVLDAISSL is encoded by the coding sequence GTGATATTTAGGAGGCAGAAGCCGAGGCTCACCCCGGTTACGAAGACGGAGGTGGTTAGGAAGCTCCTAGACCTCGCCGTGGTTAAGGCTGGGAACGGCGACAAGGCTGTGTTGGTCTTTTTCGACTTGAGGTGTCCCTTCTGCGCGAGGCTTTACAAAGAGACTGAGGAGATTCTCCTCGACATGGCTAGGAGGGGTTTGATAACCTTCGCCATGTGCGACTACGTGGTGCACAGAGATGCGGAGCCTCTGCATAGGAAGCTGAGGTGCCTCCGCGAGGAGGAGAGGCTTAAGCTCATCAGCGACGTGTACAACGGGAAGAGGGTGGAGGCTGGGGAGTGCCCCGAGGGCAACTTAAGGGAGTGCGAAAGGCTGGCGGAAGAGGTGGGGGTCTACGGGACGCCCTCCCTCTTGTTTTACGACTTCTCCAAGGGGAGAGGCTATATACACTTCGGCTACATGTCCCCCAGCGACGTGCTCGACGCCATTTCCTCTCTATGA
- a CDS encoding thioredoxin/glutaredoxin — MIRIVLHHTCKSSYTLYKALKGTPGLKFEMATLPYFPYLRQYVLSVPAVFVNERLLLLDPVEPGDVQALLNGKTEKELDVDEAVENAVRGVMASQALLSAVMLYKSLKPILDPELAAVISRARFHRQEHKTPQIIQRIREREEEILTEHWEHLVKLLTFGLVREMYWLGIDVEEVEKSHIKMWLLAKATVGRLGLPHPVPKTREEVVDSVYAVLREAGRRYMDRVAEEQQIIQSDAEFTSLIQA, encoded by the coding sequence ATGATCCGCATAGTGTTGCACCACACATGCAAGTCGTCATACACCCTCTACAAGGCGCTTAAGGGCACGCCAGGGCTGAAGTTCGAAATGGCGACACTGCCCTACTTCCCCTATCTAAGGCAGTACGTGCTAAGCGTACCCGCCGTCTTTGTAAATGAGAGGCTCTTGTTGCTCGACCCCGTGGAGCCAGGCGACGTCCAAGCCCTCCTAAACGGCAAGACCGAGAAGGAGCTGGACGTAGACGAGGCGGTGGAAAACGCCGTGAGGGGCGTAATGGCCAGCCAAGCCCTGCTCTCCGCCGTCATGCTGTACAAATCACTAAAGCCGATTCTAGATCCGGAACTCGCCGCCGTGATTTCGCGGGCCAGATTCCACAGACAGGAGCACAAGACGCCGCAGATAATCCAGAGGATTAGGGAGAGAGAAGAGGAGATACTTACAGAGCACTGGGAACACCTCGTGAAGCTACTCACCTTCGGCCTCGTGAGGGAGATGTACTGGTTAGGCATCGACGTGGAGGAGGTCGAGAAGAGCCACATCAAGATGTGGCTACTGGCAAAAGCCACAGTAGGCAGACTCGGCCTCCCCCACCCAGTCCCCAAGACACGTGAAGAAGTAGTTGACTCAGTATACGCAGTGCTGAGAGAGGCGGGGCGTAGATACATGGACAGAGTCGCCGAGGAGCAGCAGATAATCCAAAGCGACGCAGAATTCACCTCCTTAATACAGGCATAA
- a CDS encoding adenosylcobalamin-dependent ribonucleoside-diphosphate reductase yields the protein MPLVAKLDGRLEPLSLDKLKLSVQRAASDVGVEVNGEVSIAVSRDVGSWELADMVQLELLKKAIDKPELALVAKSHLMGRVYKEALGRDYLKTKSGYGERAVARFRGLVEAGILKRESLELLSAFEPRPDFDKALSYNAVRLFTNGNYALRDGSFKIAETPSMAAWRVATAVARELGRARLYYDYITSQRLVPASPFWFNAWTHKEMFASCFTLEVEDCLSSLTHPGRYCIYDALAYSGIIQQLGGGVGYDFSLLRPEGDVVRGSVGVASGPISFMKLFDANVDVIKQGGKRRGAQMGTLHVWHPDVRKFIKAKTGELKDAHLQNFNISVFVDDSFMEKALGIDKDTRYPLINPRVYQDKTGRKAVEYVDIHREAEAPREATWGEVDARQLFREIAEGAWDSGDPGLIFKSNLNASNPLLGEEIEVSSYRFTYIWRSVNPCAETVQNPFEVCNLTHINLVKFVKDGCGGGTFEEKLGCIDWEGLAQAARVGTKFLEDAIERSRTGIKVIDEMNAATRKNGLGIMGFAEVLIKLGIPYASWEAVELINRIMGWIYVNALDESAELARERGPFKYFEKSAYARGEIPVLKFQDFVWSRWERVKHVYPPELREAGDRLRDITMRTRRWLAPYLERLRERVRGGVRNSVVLSIAPTGRTSILAGTTSGVEPVFALAFLRNVTVGTLVEYYEPGIEWLRARGLWTPQVRKAVEETGMLRDAPVPEEAKHLLATAMEIGWLWHVLMQASAQQWVDQGISKTINMPANAPKEDVYWAFALAWALGVKGITVYRDKSKSVQVIYTGLKQEIKKKLAETKVVLRPVALEASIEEAAEAVKLKALEEGKDPYCKTGDCG from the coding sequence ATGCCTTTAGTCGCTAAGCTCGACGGCAGGTTGGAGCCTTTATCCCTCGACAAGCTCAAGCTCTCGGTGCAGAGAGCCGCCTCCGACGTGGGGGTGGAGGTAAACGGCGAAGTCAGCATAGCGGTGAGCCGCGACGTAGGCTCGTGGGAGCTTGCCGACATGGTTCAGCTGGAGTTGCTGAAGAAGGCGATTGACAAGCCGGAGCTCGCGCTGGTGGCCAAGTCCCACCTCATGGGGAGGGTGTACAAGGAGGCGCTGGGCAGGGACTACCTAAAGACCAAGTCAGGCTACGGCGAGAGGGCCGTGGCGAGGTTCAGAGGGCTTGTAGAGGCAGGCATCTTGAAGCGGGAGTCCCTTGAGCTCCTCTCCGCCTTCGAGCCCAGGCCCGACTTCGACAAGGCCCTCAGCTACAACGCGGTGAGGCTCTTCACCAACGGCAACTACGCCCTCCGCGACGGGTCGTTTAAAATTGCGGAGACCCCCTCAATGGCGGCGTGGCGCGTCGCCACCGCGGTGGCCAGGGAGCTGGGGCGGGCGAGGCTCTACTACGACTACATAACCTCCCAGAGGCTGGTGCCCGCCTCGCCCTTCTGGTTCAACGCCTGGACCCACAAGGAGATGTTCGCCTCCTGCTTCACCCTGGAGGTGGAGGACTGCCTCTCCTCCCTCACCCACCCCGGGAGGTACTGCATATACGACGCCCTGGCCTACTCCGGCATAATACAGCAACTGGGCGGCGGCGTCGGCTACGACTTCTCCCTACTCCGCCCAGAGGGAGACGTGGTCAGGGGTAGCGTAGGCGTCGCGTCGGGCCCCATCAGCTTCATGAAGCTCTTCGACGCAAACGTCGACGTGATCAAGCAGGGGGGCAAGCGCCGCGGAGCGCAGATGGGCACCCTCCACGTCTGGCACCCAGACGTCCGCAAATTCATCAAGGCCAAGACAGGGGAGTTGAAAGACGCCCACCTCCAGAACTTCAACATATCGGTCTTCGTAGACGACAGCTTCATGGAGAAGGCGCTGGGCATCGACAAAGATACGAGGTACCCGCTGATAAACCCACGGGTCTACCAAGACAAGACGGGGAGGAAGGCGGTGGAGTATGTAGACATACACAGAGAGGCGGAGGCGCCCAGAGAAGCCACATGGGGCGAGGTGGACGCGAGGCAGCTTTTCCGCGAGATAGCAGAAGGCGCGTGGGACTCCGGCGACCCCGGGCTCATATTCAAGTCAAATCTCAACGCCTCCAACCCGCTACTCGGCGAGGAGATAGAAGTATCAAGCTACCGCTTTACATACATCTGGAGATCCGTTAACCCTTGCGCCGAGACTGTTCAAAATCCATTTGAAGTATGTAATCTTACCCACATAAATCTTGTAAAGTTTGTAAAAGATGGTTGCGGCGGGGGGACTTTTGAAGAGAAGCTGGGCTGTATCGACTGGGAGGGGCTGGCGCAGGCGGCTAGGGTGGGCACCAAGTTTCTGGAAGACGCCATAGAGAGGAGCAGAACTGGCATAAAGGTGATTGACGAGATGAACGCCGCCACTAGGAAGAACGGGCTGGGCATCATGGGATTCGCCGAGGTCCTCATAAAGCTGGGGATACCCTACGCCTCCTGGGAGGCGGTGGAGCTGATAAACAGGATCATGGGCTGGATATATGTAAACGCTCTGGACGAGTCCGCGGAGCTGGCCAGGGAGAGGGGGCCCTTCAAATACTTCGAAAAGTCGGCGTACGCCAGGGGGGAGATACCGGTGCTCAAGTTCCAAGACTTCGTCTGGTCTCGGTGGGAGCGGGTGAAGCACGTCTACCCGCCCGAGCTTAGGGAGGCCGGGGACCGCCTCCGCGACATAACCATGAGGACGAGGCGGTGGCTGGCCCCCTACCTAGAGAGGCTGAGGGAGAGGGTGAGGGGCGGCGTGAGGAACTCGGTGGTGCTCTCCATAGCCCCCACAGGCAGGACGAGCATACTGGCGGGAACCACAAGCGGCGTGGAGCCCGTCTTCGCCCTGGCGTTCCTCAGAAACGTCACGGTGGGCACCCTGGTGGAGTACTACGAGCCCGGCATCGAGTGGCTGAGGGCCAGGGGCCTATGGACGCCCCAGGTGAGGAAGGCCGTCGAGGAGACCGGCATGCTGAGGGACGCCCCCGTGCCCGAGGAGGCTAAGCACCTACTCGCCACGGCTATGGAGATCGGGTGGCTGTGGCACGTCCTTATGCAAGCCAGCGCCCAGCAGTGGGTCGACCAAGGCATCTCCAAGACTATAAACATGCCTGCCAACGCCCCCAAGGAGGACGTCTACTGGGCCTTCGCCCTGGCGTGGGCCCTCGGCGTCAAGGGCATAACCGTGTACAGAGACAAGTCGAAGTCCGTCCAGGTGATATACACCGGCTTGAAGCAGGAGATAAAAAAGAAGCTCGCCGAGACCAAGGTGGTGCTGAGGCCCGTCGCCCTGGAGGCCTCCATAGAGGAGGCCGCCGAGGCGGTTAAGCTCAAGGCGCTGGAGGAGGGGAAGGACCCCTACTGCAAGACGGGCGACTGTGGATAG
- the serS gene encoding serine--tRNA ligase translates to MSYSVLEALRSSPDVVRRVLTARRLDPSLVDKFLHLDEKWRRLKKEVDEARHEYNKLSREGAKAPPEKRKEIVEKARELAAKLEKMEKELEEAEREREELLWSFPNLIHESVPVCPEGVDSVPVRHWGVVKLVKDASTPLDKGVDYVVVERAPVGHADMAEAVLKMADTLKAGEVAGSRFYYLFDDLVWLDFALAMYAMDYLTQKGFRPVIPPYMLKLDLIRRVLDFDTFKDAIYKIEGEDLYLIATAEHGIAAYLYKRDLVEEELPQLYVGWSPCFRKEAGAGSRDIKGIFRVHIFHKVEQFVFSLPEDSWKWHEEITKNTEELIRGLGLPYRVVNICAHDLGSPAAKKYDIEVWYPAQGMYRELASCSNVTDWQSYRLGIRVTRKGMRREYVHTLNCTGLATTRTITAILENFQREDGAVEIPKALRPYLEPIKTAPKDFILPKGARSS, encoded by the coding sequence ATGTCCTACAGCGTACTGGAGGCACTTAGGTCGAGCCCCGACGTGGTGCGGAGAGTCTTAACAGCCCGCAGGTTGGACCCCTCCCTGGTGGATAAGTTTCTCCACCTAGACGAGAAGTGGAGGCGGCTGAAGAAAGAGGTAGACGAGGCCCGGCACGAGTACAACAAGCTGTCGAGGGAAGGCGCCAAGGCCCCACCTGAGAAGAGGAAGGAAATAGTAGAGAAGGCCAGGGAGCTGGCGGCCAAGCTCGAAAAGATGGAAAAGGAGCTTGAAGAGGCCGAGCGGGAGAGGGAGGAGCTGCTGTGGAGCTTCCCCAACCTAATACACGAGTCCGTGCCGGTCTGCCCCGAGGGCGTAGACTCCGTGCCGGTGAGGCACTGGGGTGTGGTGAAGTTGGTTAAAGACGCGTCGACTCCGCTCGACAAGGGCGTTGACTACGTGGTGGTGGAAAGAGCCCCAGTGGGCCACGCCGACATGGCCGAGGCCGTTTTGAAGATGGCCGACACGTTGAAGGCAGGTGAGGTGGCTGGCAGCCGCTTCTACTACCTCTTCGACGACTTGGTGTGGCTCGACTTCGCCCTGGCCATGTACGCCATGGATTACCTAACCCAGAAGGGGTTTAGGCCGGTGATCCCGCCGTACATGCTGAAGCTAGACCTAATCAGAAGAGTACTGGATTTCGACACCTTCAAAGACGCCATATACAAGATAGAGGGGGAGGACCTCTACCTAATAGCGACGGCGGAGCACGGAATTGCTGCCTACCTCTACAAACGCGACCTCGTGGAGGAGGAGCTACCCCAGCTCTACGTCGGGTGGTCGCCGTGCTTTAGGAAGGAGGCAGGAGCCGGGAGTAGGGACATAAAGGGCATATTTAGAGTCCACATATTCCACAAAGTGGAGCAGTTCGTATTCTCCCTGCCAGAGGACTCGTGGAAGTGGCACGAGGAAATTACAAAAAACACAGAGGAGCTCATAAGAGGTCTTGGACTGCCCTACAGAGTGGTGAACATATGCGCCCACGACCTAGGATCCCCCGCCGCGAAGAAATACGACATAGAGGTGTGGTACCCCGCCCAGGGGATGTACAGAGAGCTGGCCAGCTGTTCAAACGTGACGGACTGGCAGTCCTACCGCCTCGGTATTAGAGTCACCAGGAAGGGAATGAGGCGGGAGTACGTGCACACGCTTAACTGCACGGGGCTTGCCACCACCAGGACCATCACGGCTATATTGGAGAACTTCCAGCGGGAGGACGGCGCGGTGGAGATACCAAAGGCGCTGAGGCCCTACCTAGAGCCCATAAAGACGGCCCCCAAGGACTTCATTCTCCCGAAGGGGGCAAGGAGCTCTTGA
- a CDS encoding CPBP family intramembrane glutamic endopeptidase yields the protein MRLFLAAVFALGWLFQYLALYNPLWLVAAMWTPALGAILEMKKKGSLRPRPLRSELGSLVRIYRATAPAAAWLLLMCGVAYFLIGLQPLDLEKALQGRIPLWLYLATTAFMAPLAPVINAFLATFGEELGWRGYLLPRLASRYGWGGASVVVGLVWGLWHTPAILLLGHNYGKTWCLPCLALFVLLTIPMSFIHTWAYLKYGVWGAAFLHGAVNGWAGIYVLLYSQTIGDLLWGLAGIYGAATLSIVAAVFWIDLKSSLPPSGE from the coding sequence ATGAGGCTGTTCCTCGCCGCGGTCTTTGCGCTGGGCTGGCTCTTCCAGTACCTAGCCCTGTACAACCCCCTCTGGCTCGTCGCAGCCATGTGGACGCCCGCGCTGGGGGCCATCCTGGAGATGAAGAAAAAAGGCTCTCTAAGGCCGAGGCCTCTACGCTCTGAGTTAGGTAGCCTCGTAAGGATCTACCGCGCCACAGCCCCCGCGGCGGCGTGGCTACTCTTAATGTGTGGAGTTGCCTACTTCCTCATCGGCCTCCAGCCGCTCGACTTGGAAAAGGCGCTCCAGGGGCGGATCCCGCTGTGGTTGTATCTAGCCACCACGGCGTTTATGGCCCCCCTAGCGCCTGTAATAAACGCCTTTCTTGCCACCTTCGGGGAGGAGCTGGGGTGGAGAGGCTACCTACTGCCGAGGCTCGCCTCTAGGTACGGATGGGGAGGGGCCTCGGTCGTCGTAGGCCTCGTCTGGGGGCTGTGGCACACCCCCGCCATTTTGCTACTAGGCCATAACTACGGCAAGACGTGGTGCCTCCCGTGCCTAGCCCTCTTCGTCCTCTTGACCATACCCATGAGCTTCATACACACCTGGGCCTACCTCAAATACGGCGTGTGGGGCGCCGCATTTCTCCACGGCGCGGTAAACGGCTGGGCTGGCATCTACGTACTGCTCTACTCCCAGACCATCGGCGATTTGCTGTGGGGCCTAGCGGGGATCTACGGCGCCGCTACTCTGTCGATAGTCGCCGCCGTCTTCTGGATAGATCTCAAGAGCTCCTTGCCCCCTTCGGGAGAATGA
- the pyrH gene encoding UMP kinase translates to MALVIKLSGRIFDDEELVLRYASVINKLPGKIGVVAGGGELARRYIAVARRGGASNTFQDLLGIYASRLNALLLISLLRDAYPRVPATLEEFLAAWGGHKVVVAGGFQPGQSTATVAALVAEAVGSPVLLNAANIDAVYSDDPRRNPNARRIPEMRYDEFEKILHSSALPGGYELMDVWSLSILRRNCITTYVFDGRRPDHIEAIARGENPGSRITC, encoded by the coding sequence ATGGCGCTGGTAATTAAGCTGTCCGGCCGGATTTTCGACGACGAGGAGCTCGTGCTGAGATACGCCTCTGTTATAAATAAGCTACCTGGCAAAATAGGGGTGGTGGCCGGGGGCGGGGAGCTGGCGAGGAGGTACATCGCCGTGGCGAGGAGAGGCGGCGCCTCTAACACTTTCCAAGACCTGCTGGGCATCTACGCCAGCAGACTCAACGCCCTTCTCCTGATCTCGTTGCTGAGAGACGCGTACCCCCGCGTCCCGGCTACCCTCGAGGAGTTTCTCGCGGCGTGGGGCGGCCACAAGGTGGTGGTGGCGGGAGGCTTCCAGCCGGGGCAGTCCACGGCCACGGTGGCGGCGCTGGTGGCCGAGGCCGTGGGCTCGCCTGTGTTGCTAAACGCCGCCAACATCGACGCGGTTTACAGCGACGATCCCCGGAGGAATCCAAACGCCAGGAGGATACCCGAGATGAGGTACGACGAGTTTGAAAAAATACTGCACTCCTCCGCCCTCCCCGGCGGCTACGAGCTTATGGACGTGTGGAGCCTCTCGATACTGCGGCGCAACTGCATAACCACCTACGTCTTCGACGGGCGGCGGCCTGACCACATAGAGGCGATAGCCAGGGGCGAAAACCCCGGAAGTAGAATTACTTGCTGA
- a CDS encoding HIT family protein has protein sequence MDCIFCKIVRGEAPAWRVYEDEDFVVILDKYPASYGHLLVVSKRHFTNIIDAPAELSARGFEIATRLAKAWAGLGAQGVNVVTNAGRSAGQMVFHLHIHVIPRWGGQLLWHGKEEIREETAREVVEKLKGVLPEYFKR, from the coding sequence ATGGACTGCATATTTTGTAAGATAGTTAGAGGCGAGGCGCCTGCCTGGAGGGTGTATGAAGACGAGGATTTTGTTGTAATTCTCGACAAGTACCCGGCGTCCTACGGCCACCTCCTCGTGGTTTCCAAGAGGCACTTTACCAACATCATAGACGCCCCAGCTGAACTGTCGGCGCGTGGTTTTGAAATAGCCACGAGGCTTGCCAAGGCCTGGGCCGGGCTTGGGGCGCAGGGGGTCAACGTGGTGACCAACGCGGGGCGTAGCGCGGGGCAGATGGTGTTCCACCTCCACATACATGTGATACCTAGGTGGGGCGGCCAGTTGCTCTGGCATGGGAAGGAGGAGATAAGAGAGGAGACGGCTAGGGAGGTCGTGGAGAAGCTTAAAGGCGTATTACCAGAATATTTCAAGAGGTAG
- a CDS encoding sigma factor-like helix-turn-helix DNA-binding protein: protein MSVRLTETERRVAELYSRGMRPREIAESLGISINTVYKALSRARKAMELAEAQVEAEPRYAPQYYTFNTLVYVYPSAQPQLQISLSANRAVVVHDSYDAVLRKLDEIISLLKGARVERRAAAEPAPPNRSEADGHGGNGHLPDALKRNVWISLLRNKTAT, encoded by the coding sequence ATGTCGGTGAGGCTCACAGAGACCGAGAGGAGAGTGGCTGAGCTCTACTCGAGGGGTATGAGGCCGAGGGAGATAGCTGAGAGCCTCGGCATTTCGATAAACACGGTGTATAAAGCCCTGTCAAGGGCTAGGAAGGCGATGGAGCTGGCCGAGGCGCAGGTGGAGGCGGAGCCTCGGTACGCGCCCCAGTACTACACATTCAACACGCTTGTATATGTCTACCCGAGCGCCCAGCCTCAGCTACAGATCTCCCTGTCGGCGAACAGAGCCGTTGTTGTGCACGACTCTTACGACGCCGTGCTGAGGAAGCTAGATGAGATAATATCACTCCTCAAGGGGGCGCGTGTGGAGAGGCGCGCCGCGGCGGAGCCCGCGCCGCCCAACAGATCCGAGGCGGACGGGCACGGGGGAAACGGGCACCTCCCCGACGCGTTGAAAAGAAACGTTTGGATATCGCTCCTCCGCAACAAGACGGCTACCTAG